In the Arthrobacter sp. 31Y genome, one interval contains:
- a CDS encoding metallopeptidase family protein, with translation MPANLPPGLPIVPDGERPSSPLRERNAVHSPVENRPGDEAYVSGPYEMSPEDFEEAVSDALQLIPPKAASAMDNVAIFIEDDYTPQPGEDPDTVLLGLYEGVPLTERDSWWEAGSLPDRITIFRQPILNICSTRQEVIDEVAITVVHEIAHHFGIGDDRLHELGWG, from the coding sequence ATGCCCGCGAATCTTCCTCCCGGCCTGCCAATAGTTCCCGACGGCGAGCGCCCTTCCTCTCCGCTCCGGGAACGGAACGCAGTGCACAGTCCTGTCGAAAACAGGCCTGGCGATGAGGCCTATGTTTCAGGGCCTTATGAGATGTCGCCCGAGGATTTTGAGGAAGCCGTCAGTGACGCCCTTCAGCTGATCCCGCCCAAAGCGGCCAGCGCCATGGACAACGTGGCGATCTTCATCGAGGACGACTACACGCCACAGCCCGGCGAAGATCCGGACACCGTGTTGTTGGGACTCTACGAGGGAGTTCCGTTGACCGAACGCGACTCTTGGTGGGAAGCAGGGTCCCTCCCTGACCGGATCACCATCTTCCGTCAGCCCATTCTGAACATCTGCAGCACCCGACAGGAGGTTATCGATGAGGTGGCCATCACCGTGGTGCATGAGATAGCTCACCATTTTGGGATAGGCGACGACCGCCTCCACGAGCTCGGCTGGGGCTAG
- a CDS encoding peptidase inhibitor family I36 protein: protein MKLASKIASAGALLGFAAASLLAGAPAATASGTGKACPANRVCLYFNSNFEGARADFAYSDASLSNELFTDGPVGANGWGVQVNNNAASLINNTPGGANIYDGANCTGEAWATYGGERVNLASMGMKNRVTSIQIDGACINRDQSWA, encoded by the coding sequence ATGAAACTCGCCTCAAAGATCGCAAGTGCCGGCGCTCTGCTTGGCTTCGCGGCAGCGTCACTGCTAGCGGGGGCACCTGCGGCTACTGCCTCGGGTACGGGCAAAGCCTGCCCGGCAAACCGTGTGTGCCTTTACTTCAACAGCAACTTTGAAGGGGCGCGGGCTGACTTCGCCTACAGTGATGCCAGCCTGAGCAACGAGCTCTTCACCGATGGCCCAGTTGGCGCGAACGGCTGGGGAGTTCAAGTCAACAACAATGCAGCGTCACTCATCAACAACACCCCAGGCGGAGCCAACATCTACGACGGAGCCAACTGCACTGGCGAGGCATGGGCTACTTACGGTGGAGAACGCGTCAACTTGGCTTCAATGGGTATGAAGAACCGGGTGACGTCAATTCAGATAGATGGCGCATGCATCAACCGGGATCAATCCTGGGCATAG
- a CDS encoding cation diffusion facilitator family transporter produces the protein MGHDHNHSHGVTATGKHRKRLIAVLAITLGVVGIQVVGAVVSGSLALLADAGHMLSDAAGVFIALMAAWIATRPASDQRTYGYQRAEVLAALANALILIVIAVVIMIEAIRRFGETTEIHTDVMLWAAILGAVANLVSLLILQGAQKESLNVRGAYLEVLGDLLGSIAVIVAAIVIMTTGFSAADPIASVVIALMIIPRAWHLLRDVVDVLLEATPKGVDVNMIREHILAVDGVVEAHDIHIWTITSGVPVFSAHVVVEDEVLNATGADSILDQLGSCLGRHFDTEHCTFQLEPVSHSEHESHQHA, from the coding sequence ATGGGGCACGACCACAACCACTCCCACGGAGTCACAGCAACCGGCAAGCATCGGAAGCGGCTTATCGCCGTCCTGGCCATCACCTTAGGGGTGGTGGGCATCCAAGTGGTTGGCGCCGTCGTGTCTGGCTCCTTGGCCCTGTTGGCTGATGCCGGCCACATGCTCTCCGACGCCGCTGGAGTCTTCATCGCCCTCATGGCGGCGTGGATCGCCACCCGTCCGGCGAGCGACCAGCGGACCTATGGATACCAGCGGGCCGAGGTATTGGCTGCCTTGGCCAACGCCCTGATCCTCATCGTCATCGCTGTGGTGATCATGATTGAGGCCATCCGGCGCTTCGGCGAAACCACGGAAATCCATACGGACGTCATGCTGTGGGCCGCCATTTTGGGTGCGGTGGCAAACCTCGTCTCACTCCTGATCCTGCAGGGGGCACAGAAGGAAAGCCTCAACGTCCGCGGCGCCTACCTGGAAGTCCTCGGGGACCTCCTTGGCTCCATCGCGGTCATCGTGGCGGCAATCGTGATCATGACCACGGGATTCAGCGCCGCCGACCCCATCGCCTCGGTAGTGATTGCCCTGATGATCATCCCCCGTGCCTGGCACCTGCTCCGCGACGTAGTGGACGTGCTCCTTGAGGCCACACCCAAGGGCGTGGACGTCAACATGATCCGCGAGCACATCCTGGCTGTCGACGGCGTGGTGGAGGCCCACGACATCCACATCTGGACCATCACCTCCGGGGTGCCCGTGTTCTCGGCCCACGTGGTGGTGGAGGATGAGGTTCTCAACGCTACGGGGGCGGACAGCATCCTCGATCAACTGGGCTCTTGCCTGGGCCGGCACTTCGATACCGAGCACTGTACTTTCCAGTTGGAGCCCGTGAGCCACTCAGAGCACGAATCTCACCAGCACGCCTGA
- a CDS encoding PEP/pyruvate-binding domain-containing protein, giving the protein MDRKQPGEPAQDRGARLGASDSVLVMDIAEIRGSMLPVVGGKAANLGELTSAGLPVPPGFCLTTAAYRQALVATGLEDVFAALKGAGSSGSDASGSQPGSDASGSQPGSDASGLDRLSEIAARARSLVFDVGVPAGIAEAVRSAYGDLGDNVPVAVRSSATAEDLPFASFAGQQDTFMNVVGVDSVLDAVSRCWASLWTDRAVTYRTTNGIDHATVALAVVVQEMVDSTTAGVMFTANPVTGNRHETVIDASPGLGEAVVSGAVNPDHYVVDPRRAQIVSRTLGDKNVEIRPIPGGGTERLERRHRALPDDMAPQPCLSDGQVLALATLGHEVQEHYGAPQDTEWAIDAGGKLWLTQARPITTLYPQTTRMPPAPGEHAFLNFSLAQGLTRPLTPMGMAGIRLIASCVAKTAEFDVPDPRSGPPPYYEAGQRIFFDLTAVLRSRVGRAIVPRVFDVMEARSATLMRGLFDDPRFTVITKTPLKLIRHVGPVAAKYRVPESVLRGLFRPAAAMERVERINTELRTTLAVPRKATAHQRLGHVQRILGEEVFATVPQILPLPALGFAMLALVRRLLGEHAPYEQLQAAIRGLPGNVTTEMDLALWQLASDIRKDPDAVASMVGRTAVEMVEQYREAVLPPIAQSGVEEFLRTYGHRAVAEIDLGMPRWSDDPTHILGVVANYLRLGEGAETPDQQFIRAAHAADEQVARFVARARAKSPLHAVIVRTALDRTRRFAGLRELPKYNLVLGLSAAREQLLLIGNELVAAHRIESAEDIFFLDLDDVEVALAGDDLRDVVADRRAVYEQELRRRHIPRVLLSDGTEPEATAGGSGGKQRPRTVPPGTLSGSPASAGLVSAPARVIMDPVGAHLEPGEILVAPSTDPGWTPLFLTAGGLVMEMGGPNSHGAVVAREYGIPAVVGVPDATSRISTGQHITVDGAAGTVSTDNP; this is encoded by the coding sequence ATGGACAGGAAGCAGCCCGGGGAGCCGGCGCAGGATCGGGGTGCCCGCCTTGGAGCTTCCGATTCCGTGCTCGTCATGGACATCGCCGAAATCCGTGGATCCATGCTTCCGGTGGTTGGTGGCAAGGCAGCTAATCTGGGCGAGTTAACCAGCGCGGGGCTGCCTGTGCCACCAGGATTTTGCCTCACAACAGCTGCGTACCGGCAGGCGCTCGTGGCCACCGGTTTGGAGGATGTCTTCGCGGCTTTGAAAGGAGCCGGCTCCTCGGGCTCGGACGCCTCCGGATCGCAACCGGGCTCGGACGCCTCCGGTTCGCAACCGGGCTCGGACGCCTCCGGCTTGGACAGGCTCAGTGAGATCGCTGCCCGTGCCCGGTCACTGGTTTTCGACGTCGGGGTGCCAGCAGGGATCGCCGAAGCCGTGAGATCGGCCTACGGGGATTTGGGAGACAACGTCCCCGTGGCGGTCAGGTCTTCGGCCACCGCCGAGGACTTGCCTTTCGCGAGCTTCGCCGGACAACAGGACACCTTCATGAACGTCGTGGGCGTTGACTCGGTCCTGGACGCCGTGAGCCGCTGCTGGGCCTCGCTCTGGACAGACCGTGCCGTGACCTACCGGACTACCAACGGGATCGACCATGCCACGGTGGCTTTGGCCGTGGTGGTGCAGGAGATGGTGGACTCCACTACGGCCGGCGTCATGTTTACCGCCAACCCCGTGACTGGGAATCGCCATGAAACCGTCATTGATGCCAGCCCTGGCTTGGGGGAAGCGGTGGTTTCCGGTGCGGTGAATCCGGATCATTATGTGGTGGACCCCCGACGGGCACAGATTGTGAGCAGGACCCTGGGGGACAAGAACGTGGAGATCCGCCCCATCCCAGGCGGTGGCACGGAACGTCTTGAGCGGCGCCACAGGGCCTTGCCTGATGATATGGCCCCTCAGCCCTGCCTCAGTGACGGACAGGTCCTTGCGCTCGCCACGTTGGGCCATGAGGTCCAGGAACACTACGGCGCCCCGCAGGATACTGAATGGGCAATCGACGCCGGAGGAAAGCTATGGCTCACCCAGGCCCGGCCCATCACTACCCTCTACCCGCAAACCACCCGAATGCCACCTGCGCCGGGCGAGCACGCGTTCCTGAACTTCAGCCTCGCACAAGGCCTCACCAGGCCATTGACGCCCATGGGTATGGCCGGTATCCGACTCATCGCATCATGCGTCGCCAAGACTGCTGAGTTCGACGTACCTGATCCCAGGTCCGGTCCTCCACCGTATTATGAGGCCGGTCAGCGCATATTTTTCGACCTCACAGCGGTGCTGCGGAGCCGGGTCGGGCGGGCAATCGTTCCGAGGGTTTTCGATGTGATGGAGGCGCGCTCAGCCACACTCATGCGGGGTCTCTTTGATGATCCACGCTTCACGGTGATCACCAAGACGCCCCTGAAGCTGATTCGCCATGTCGGGCCGGTTGCGGCCAAATACCGCGTTCCCGAGTCCGTGCTCCGCGGACTGTTCCGGCCGGCTGCGGCGATGGAGAGGGTGGAACGCATCAACACGGAATTACGCACCACTTTGGCTGTGCCGAGGAAAGCAACGGCCCATCAGCGGCTCGGCCACGTTCAGAGAATCCTGGGAGAGGAAGTCTTCGCCACAGTGCCGCAGATCCTGCCTCTTCCCGCGCTCGGATTCGCCATGCTAGCGCTGGTGAGGCGTCTGCTCGGCGAGCATGCGCCCTACGAGCAACTCCAAGCAGCGATCCGCGGCCTCCCCGGCAACGTCACTACGGAGATGGACCTGGCTTTATGGCAGCTCGCCTCGGATATCCGAAAGGATCCCGACGCCGTTGCCTCCATGGTTGGCAGAACGGCAGTGGAGATGGTTGAACAGTATCGGGAAGCGGTCCTCCCGCCGATCGCACAGTCCGGCGTGGAAGAGTTCCTGCGCACCTATGGACACAGAGCCGTTGCCGAGATCGACCTCGGAATGCCCCGCTGGTCAGACGACCCCACCCACATCCTCGGGGTAGTGGCGAATTATTTGAGGCTCGGGGAAGGGGCGGAGACCCCGGATCAACAGTTCATCCGGGCAGCCCATGCCGCCGATGAGCAGGTGGCCCGTTTCGTGGCCCGCGCCAGGGCAAAGAGTCCACTTCATGCCGTGATCGTTCGCACGGCTCTGGACCGGACGCGGAGATTCGCTGGCCTGCGCGAGTTGCCTAAGTACAACCTCGTCCTCGGATTGTCGGCCGCGAGGGAGCAACTGCTCCTGATCGGGAACGAGCTTGTGGCAGCGCACCGGATTGAAAGTGCGGAGGACATCTTCTTTCTGGACCTCGACGACGTCGAGGTCGCCTTGGCGGGGGATGACCTGCGCGACGTGGTGGCTGACCGCCGCGCGGTTTATGAACAGGAACTCCGCCGCAGGCACATTCCCCGGGTGCTCTTGTCTGATGGGACAGAACCCGAGGCTACGGCCGGCGGGAGTGGCGGCAAGCAGCGCCCTCGCACCGTGCCCCCAGGAACTCTGTCCGGCAGCCCGGCGTCGGCGGGTCTGGTGTCTGCACCTGCGCGGGTCATCATGGATCCGGTTGGCGCCCACCTGGAACCCGGGGAAATCCTCGTGGCGCCGTCAACGGACCCCGGCTGGACGCCCCTGTTTCTTACTGCTGGAGGGCTGGTCATGGAGATGGGTGGCCCCAATTCCCACGGCGCTGTGGTGGCCCGTGAGTACGGCATACCTGCGGTGGTGGGCGTCCCCGACGCAACCTCGCGCATCAGCACCGGACAGCACATCACCGTTGACGGCGCGGCCGGAACGGTCAGTACGGACAACCCCTAA
- a CDS encoding PKD domain-containing protein: MTGQLAPNLGGTSTSPAADDPNQYLADTHCRADGPDTKDPGCDALECPATATGGEEGTPVIWKESPKAITNPGWTDWIPVSGPTCLYDPEPENVLANIAARILTDFRQLPINPGTLEAQPFPHTLKGGPTNFYTTAAEQAFDLTILGQTVHLTATPANHSYSFGDGTTLGPTPATGYPIPETEWLSNQTRTSHIYTNTGNYPATLTTNFTGTYSVNNGPPLPINGTLDITTPAKTIHVWKTEKALVADTCQENPNSWGCPGTNND, from the coding sequence TTGACCGGACAGCTGGCGCCCAATCTCGGGGGAACATCAACCTCGCCCGCAGCCGACGACCCGAATCAGTACTTGGCCGATACCCACTGCCGTGCCGACGGACCTGACACGAAGGACCCCGGCTGCGACGCCCTCGAATGCCCGGCCACCGCAACCGGCGGCGAAGAAGGCACACCGGTCATATGGAAAGAATCCCCCAAAGCAATCACCAACCCCGGCTGGACAGACTGGATACCAGTCAGCGGCCCCACCTGCCTCTACGACCCCGAACCCGAGAACGTCCTGGCCAACATCGCCGCCCGGATCCTCACCGACTTCCGACAACTCCCCATCAACCCCGGAACCCTCGAAGCCCAACCCTTCCCCCACACCCTCAAAGGCGGACCCACCAACTTCTACACCACCGCCGCCGAACAGGCCTTCGACCTCACCATCCTCGGCCAAACAGTCCACCTCACCGCCACACCCGCCAACCACAGCTACAGCTTCGGCGACGGCACCACCCTCGGACCCACACCAGCCACCGGCTACCCCATCCCCGAAACCGAATGGCTCAGCAACCAAACCCGCACCAGCCACATCTACACAAACACCGGCAACTACCCAGCAACCCTCACCACCAACTTCACCGGCACCTACTCCGTCAACAACGGACCACCACTACCCATCAACGGCACCCTCGACATCACCACACCGGCCAAAACCATCCACGTCTGGAAAACAGAAAAAGCACTCGTCGCCGACACCTGCCAAGAAAACCCCAACTCCTGGGGCTGCCCCGGCACCAATAACGACTAA
- a CDS encoding FAD-binding protein, translating into MSLTPDSATERTTTVVIGAGLSGLAVASELSRYGVGSIVVDGFGALSATGPSVHTGMLQRTDSADPAAMQERNEILRHLRNYAASHHLDVRNTTRAVRLDFLGSDPSRQIGYGLVASMTTAGLRTGLHASGPLESNPRQWAVHTAHGVLLADHVVVTRCAQSQLRRMLAELGIAVGQNLAAAMRAVGMHLVGVGDLITPSPKEVLRQAKAVGQAISSKVALPPGPGIAIA; encoded by the coding sequence GTGTCACTCACGCCTGATTCCGCCACGGAACGCACCACCACCGTGGTCATCGGAGCCGGCCTGTCCGGCTTGGCAGTTGCCAGCGAACTCAGCCGCTACGGCGTGGGTTCAATCGTTGTGGACGGGTTCGGGGCGTTGTCCGCTACAGGACCGTCTGTCCATACAGGCATGCTTCAACGCACTGACTCCGCAGATCCCGCAGCAATGCAGGAACGCAACGAGATCCTCCGCCACCTGCGGAACTACGCCGCCAGCCATCACTTGGACGTTCGCAACACCACCCGTGCCGTCCGCCTTGATTTCCTGGGGTCAGATCCCTCCCGGCAGATCGGATATGGCCTGGTGGCCAGCATGACTACAGCGGGCCTGAGGACAGGGCTCCATGCATCCGGCCCCCTCGAATCAAATCCCCGCCAGTGGGCGGTCCACACAGCCCACGGGGTGCTCCTGGCAGACCACGTAGTAGTGACCCGCTGCGCCCAAAGCCAGCTGCGGCGCATGCTTGCCGAACTTGGTATAGCCGTTGGCCAGAATCTTGCCGCGGCCATGCGGGCCGTGGGCATGCACCTTGTAGGCGTCGGAGACCTCATCACACCGTCTCCCAAGGAAGTGCTGCGGCAAGCCAAGGCAGTGGGCCAAGCGATCTCTTCAAAGGTTGCCCTGCCGCCGGGTCCCGGCATCGCCATCGCTTAG
- a CDS encoding universal stress protein has product MDQHGRHSEEPQDGPDQIVEPGGIVVGVDGSEHGQCALVWAAREAERRQLPLHIVTAYSVPIFAASGLDGGYATVDDSVIREGADAIVRQALDKVSGYAIDVDASVENGDAAGVLLDLSEDAALLVFGSRGRGGFVGRLLGSVSSALPAHAKCPTVTVPLYCADRLGENTEDKHIKAEHAKAGPRTVENVVVVGVDGSEQARVAVLEAAEQAQRMGAKLRVICAVPQYSGSLAWVPAPLDREALFADIRVQLDAGVAWLRSHFPSLTIETDLRDGSPVDVLVETSRSVELVVLGTRGRGGFAGMLLGSTSDGVLHHAKGPVLVVPDREDPRLADRHKFGPMLGAA; this is encoded by the coding sequence ATGGACCAGCACGGTAGACACAGTGAAGAGCCACAGGACGGCCCGGACCAGATTGTGGAACCAGGTGGCATCGTCGTCGGAGTGGACGGTTCAGAGCATGGTCAGTGTGCCTTGGTTTGGGCTGCACGGGAGGCGGAACGCCGTCAGCTTCCGCTGCATATTGTCACGGCTTACTCCGTACCCATTTTTGCGGCTTCCGGCTTGGACGGTGGCTATGCAACAGTAGACGATTCCGTCATCCGCGAGGGAGCGGACGCGATCGTTCGCCAAGCCCTGGACAAAGTCTCCGGATATGCCATCGACGTCGATGCATCCGTGGAAAACGGCGATGCCGCTGGTGTCCTGTTGGACCTTTCCGAGGATGCTGCGCTGCTTGTCTTCGGCAGCCGGGGACGCGGTGGGTTCGTCGGACGTCTGCTGGGCTCGGTGAGCAGTGCCTTGCCTGCACATGCCAAATGCCCCACGGTGACGGTACCGCTCTATTGCGCCGACAGGCTGGGCGAGAACACCGAGGACAAACACATCAAGGCCGAGCACGCCAAGGCCGGTCCGCGAACCGTCGAAAATGTGGTTGTCGTAGGCGTTGACGGTTCCGAACAAGCACGAGTTGCCGTGCTCGAAGCTGCCGAGCAAGCCCAGCGCATGGGAGCCAAGCTCCGCGTTATCTGCGCTGTCCCTCAATACAGCGGTTCTCTGGCCTGGGTTCCGGCTCCGTTGGACCGTGAAGCGCTGTTTGCGGATATCAGGGTCCAGCTTGATGCGGGTGTTGCGTGGCTCAGAAGCCACTTCCCTTCACTGACCATTGAGACGGATCTCCGCGATGGCTCGCCGGTTGATGTTCTGGTGGAAACAAGCCGCAGCGTCGAATTGGTGGTTCTGGGTACACGGGGCCGCGGTGGATTCGCGGGAATGCTCCTGGGTTCAACGTCGGACGGAGTCCTGCACCACGCCAAGGGCCCCGTGCTGGTTGTTCCGGACAGGGAAGACCCCCGGTTGGCTGACCGCCACAAGTTCGGGCCCATGCTCGGCGCTGCCTGA
- a CDS encoding NlpC/P60 family protein translates to MSSRILRGRRKADSVRPNPFISISKAVASNASGAGRQAAVIAAASGLVLTGSIAAHAAETPVQRDSSPATVAETVSEAPTKVVTALSTATVNFERPAVASVAAPVIEKPAPVVEAPVAKKAAVTTAAAKAPVAAQAAVAAPVAAAPVAAAPVAAAPAAGGVNAAMVASAYAQIGIFQDCTAMVEKALGSAGIPVGDLGPMQFMNYGKVVSDPQPGDMIVQSGHVAIYIGNGQAISGGINGNQTGIHPISWLTATGPLTYVRAGA, encoded by the coding sequence ATGTCTTCACGCATTCTTCGCGGCCGTCGTAAGGCGGACAGCGTACGTCCTAATCCGTTCATCTCCATTTCGAAGGCAGTCGCCAGCAACGCTTCAGGTGCTGGTCGTCAGGCAGCTGTTATCGCAGCAGCCTCGGGCCTCGTTTTGACCGGTTCCATTGCTGCTCACGCAGCTGAGACCCCGGTTCAGCGCGATTCCAGCCCCGCAACGGTCGCTGAGACCGTATCCGAGGCACCCACCAAAGTTGTTACCGCCCTGTCGACGGCTACCGTCAACTTCGAGCGTCCCGCCGTTGCTTCCGTAGCAGCTCCGGTCATCGAAAAGCCGGCTCCTGTTGTTGAGGCTCCCGTAGCCAAGAAGGCAGCCGTCACCACCGCTGCTGCAAAAGCTCCCGTCGCCGCCCAGGCTGCGGTTGCCGCTCCTGTGGCTGCCGCACCGGTTGCCGCTGCTCCTGTAGCTGCTGCCCCCGCCGCTGGCGGAGTCAACGCAGCCATGGTTGCTTCGGCTTACGCACAGATCGGCATCTTCCAGGACTGCACCGCCATGGTTGAGAAGGCCCTTGGCTCCGCAGGCATCCCGGTAGGCGACCTCGGTCCCATGCAGTTCATGAACTACGGCAAGGTCGTTAGCGATCCCCAGCCCGGTGACATGATCGTCCAGTCCGGCCACGTTGCCATCTACATCGGCAACGGACAGGCCATCAGCGGCGGCATCAACGGCAACCAGACGGGCATCCACCCGATCAGCTGGTTGACCGCAACGGGTCCCCTGACCTACGTACGCGCAGGCGCATAA
- a CDS encoding DMT family transporter: protein MTTTTPAEPGQPSPDSSPRTTPAPGAAISKLGIAAVIVTVVLWASAFVGIRAVGPSFSPGSLTLGRLAVAAVVLGIVVLPTLKVWPSGREWLPIVAYGVMWFGGYNVALNAAEHMLDAGTSAMLINVSPILIAILAGIFLKEGFPRWLLIGSGVAFCGVAMIALGSGQRSTADVAGVLLCLLAAVLASVSAILQKPVLRKFTAGQATWFGIMVGAICCLPWTGQLISEVQAAPLPATLGLVYLGIFPTAIAFTTWAYALSLISAGKLAATTYLVPGTTILISWAVLQEIPTIWGLIGGVVCLIGVGLTRRQTRQPRQTSQPRS, encoded by the coding sequence ATGACAACCACCACCCCGGCCGAACCCGGCCAGCCCTCCCCGGACTCGTCCCCGCGCACCACCCCCGCGCCGGGAGCAGCCATCAGCAAACTCGGCATCGCTGCCGTCATCGTCACGGTGGTCCTATGGGCTTCGGCCTTCGTGGGCATCCGGGCAGTCGGCCCCAGCTTCTCCCCCGGTTCCTTGACGCTCGGACGGTTAGCGGTTGCCGCCGTCGTGCTTGGAATCGTAGTGCTGCCGACGTTGAAGGTCTGGCCGAGCGGCCGGGAATGGTTGCCGATCGTGGCTTACGGGGTGATGTGGTTCGGCGGCTACAACGTGGCCCTGAACGCCGCGGAACACATGCTCGACGCCGGCACCAGCGCCATGCTGATCAACGTCTCACCGATTCTCATCGCCATTCTTGCCGGAATCTTCCTCAAGGAGGGGTTCCCGCGCTGGCTGCTGATCGGCAGCGGCGTGGCCTTCTGCGGCGTCGCCATGATTGCGTTGGGTTCAGGACAGCGCTCGACGGCGGACGTCGCCGGTGTGCTGTTGTGCTTGCTTGCCGCCGTGCTCGCCTCGGTGAGCGCTATCCTGCAGAAACCCGTGCTCCGGAAGTTCACGGCCGGACAGGCCACCTGGTTCGGCATCATGGTGGGCGCGATCTGCTGCCTCCCATGGACGGGTCAGCTGATCTCCGAGGTCCAAGCGGCACCGCTCCCCGCGACTCTGGGACTGGTGTATTTGGGCATCTTCCCCACAGCCATCGCCTTCACCACCTGGGCGTACGCGCTATCCCTGATCTCGGCCGGAAAGCTGGCCGCCACAACATACCTCGTCCCTGGCACCACCATCCTGATTTCGTGGGCTGTCCTCCAGGAGATCCCCACCATTTGGGGATTGATCGGCGGCGTAGTCTGCCTGATCGGCGTCGGCCTGACGCGGCGGCAAACCCGACAGCCCCGCCAGACCAGCCAGCCCCGAAGCTAG
- a CDS encoding DUF6318 family protein: MPRQTFVSFSFVRARLAVAALAIAILLSGCQSGTTPGSPASPTGSTTATPTTSAAAPLAPSGSAATSSAPAVYKPADAQGKAQNVPVPVMPELAKENSKAGLEAFIGYWYAQQNFAAQTGDQSVWSGLSEPECQTCKRIEKGISDSHINGRWSVGGNISVPVIESIWLDGAATQQAKVQVIQDRIDYFNADGTPGRASETATNSAFGLFATYGSSGWTVTDLGLID, from the coding sequence ATGCCACGCCAAACGTTCGTGTCCTTTTCTTTTGTTCGCGCCCGGTTGGCGGTGGCGGCCCTAGCAATTGCGATTCTTCTGAGCGGCTGCCAGAGCGGCACCACACCCGGCAGCCCCGCCTCGCCAACAGGCTCGACGACGGCGACGCCCACCACGAGCGCTGCGGCTCCGCTTGCTCCATCGGGGAGCGCTGCCACGTCGTCAGCGCCTGCCGTGTACAAACCTGCCGATGCGCAGGGGAAAGCACAAAACGTGCCCGTTCCAGTGATGCCGGAGCTGGCGAAGGAGAACTCGAAGGCCGGGCTGGAGGCGTTTATTGGGTATTGGTATGCGCAGCAGAACTTCGCTGCGCAGACCGGCGACCAGTCTGTGTGGTCTGGCCTCAGCGAGCCTGAATGCCAGACCTGCAAACGGATCGAGAAGGGCATCAGTGACAGTCACATCAATGGCCGATGGTCAGTCGGCGGCAACATCTCCGTCCCGGTCATTGAGTCAATCTGGTTAGACGGAGCAGCCACGCAGCAGGCGAAGGTCCAAGTCATCCAAGACCGAATCGACTACTTCAACGCTGACGGCACTCCGGGACGAGCCTCCGAGACGGCCACAAACTCTGCCTTCGGCCTGTTTGCTACCTATGGCTCCTCCGGATGGACGGTGACCGATCTTGGCCTCATCGACTAG
- a CDS encoding carbohydrate kinase family protein: MTGTASLAPEPLDVVVVGEALIDIVQSTDGQKEYPGGSPANVSYGLGLLDVKTGLLTAIGRDARGDAIAAHLQQAGVVLLPGSMSAGKTATATARITADGSADYTFDIDWALAPLALPYAPRILHTGSIATFLEPGASVVRSLLEQAQGGCMVTYDPNIRPDLLGSHHEALSLFEEIVPLTDVVKLSGTDARWLYPGKALEDTANHLLALGTGLAVVTQGVNGSLMATKHIQLNVPAVPATVADTIGAGDSYTAALIMGLLLRGSDGLAPTVLERIGTIASMAASIAVGRPGANPPTHRELLMGMAR, translated from the coding sequence ATGACCGGCACCGCTTCCCTCGCACCTGAGCCCCTCGACGTCGTCGTTGTGGGTGAGGCATTGATCGACATCGTCCAGTCGACGGACGGGCAGAAGGAGTACCCCGGCGGTTCGCCGGCAAATGTCTCCTATGGCCTTGGGCTTTTGGACGTGAAAACGGGCCTGCTGACAGCGATTGGCCGCGACGCACGGGGTGATGCCATCGCTGCGCACCTACAACAAGCAGGTGTGGTGTTGTTGCCCGGATCCATGTCCGCAGGTAAAACAGCGACGGCGACAGCCCGGATAACCGCCGATGGTTCCGCGGATTACACCTTCGATATCGACTGGGCGCTGGCTCCACTGGCTTTGCCCTATGCGCCCAGAATCCTGCACACCGGCTCCATTGCCACCTTCCTGGAGCCGGGTGCAAGCGTTGTCCGGAGCTTGCTGGAGCAGGCCCAGGGCGGATGCATGGTCACGTATGACCCCAATATCCGCCCCGACCTTCTTGGAAGTCATCACGAGGCACTTTCACTGTTCGAGGAAATAGTGCCCCTGACGGACGTCGTTAAACTCAGCGGCACCGACGCCCGTTGGCTCTACCCTGGCAAGGCGCTTGAGGACACGGCGAACCACCTCCTGGCACTTGGTACGGGGCTTGCCGTGGTGACCCAAGGGGTCAATGGCTCGCTCATGGCCACCAAGCACATACAGCTCAACGTGCCGGCCGTCCCGGCCACTGTGGCGGACACCATCGGCGCTGGCGATTCCTATACCGCAGCCCTCATCATGGGGCTGTTGCTTCGTGGCAGCGACGGGCTTGCGCCAACCGTGCTGGAACGGATCGGAACCATTGCCTCCATGGCGGCTTCCATTGCTGTTGGCCGGCCAGGTGCCAACCCGCCCACGCACCGCGAACTTCTGATGGGCATGGCCCGCTAG